A region of Esox lucius isolate fEsoLuc1 chromosome 3, fEsoLuc1.pri, whole genome shotgun sequence DNA encodes the following proteins:
- the capn10 gene encoding calpain-10 isoform X4 has protein sequence MEEQERVVALKEEGLFEDPVFPCEESSLFSDYSTPIAKFQDDITWLRPQEICQAPTLFPENPNEGHAKQGTLGDCWFLCALTILVKNQHLMNKVLPPAQAQWGDKGYRGSFLFCLWQHGHWTEVTVDDRLPCIGSKLCFSGCQSPTAFWVALLEKAYAKLLGSYERLWAGQVSEALVDLTGGLAESWSLRDCGTEEDQCQGSPDSDRVSRRLDLDLLQEVREGCSVSCSVSSTPGGASELGQSHALSVMDWVDVRTIEGRTVRLIHIRNPWGRRCWEGAWRDGGEGWNSLDPACRMDLLGWTQEGQFWVDETEFLSQFDNITVGYPINDEGHLQSIYSGELLTHRQQTGGRWVRGHSAGGCRNNSSYSSNPKFWLRVCERGEVLVSLLQHRRCSRKTTARRYAHPPAEGSRTQHQHHPAIALHMWKVEKKRFNLCRILNSPPCASTHCHAYEREVVLHAHLEPGFHLLIPSTFLKGVEGSFLIRVFSSSPTSLSAIKTPVPSLPLGTEGEWETNFFQGKWVLGSTAGGSRNFLSHWQNPHFLVTMGSDLAGLTGDNFRVILHQNCPDTDLQAIGFHLYKAPEGQGQNESTVPRDEEPVASCVPHCYTQEVSLACCLPPGAYVILPSTYLPGSPGQFTLTVARRLHRRVVKSQENLGRAIQEHIRGPLWTGH, from the exons ATGGAAGAACAGGAGCGGG TTGTAGCTCTAAAGGAAGAGGGTCTCTTTGAGGACCCAGTCTTTCCTTGTGAGGAATCCTCCCTGTTTTCAGACTATTCCACCCCCATCGCCAAGTTCCAGGATGACATCACCTGGCTCCGCCCACAG GAGATTTGCCAGGCTCCCACACTGTTTCCTGAAAATCCCAACGAGGGGCATGCAAAACAAGGCACCTTGGGAGACTGCTGGTTCCTTTGTGCTCTCACCATCTTAGTGAAGAACCAGCATTTGATGAACAAG GTTCTACCCCCAGCACAGGCCCAGTGGGGGGATAAGGGGTACAGGGGCTCCTTCCTCTTCTGCCTATGGCAGCACGGTCACTGGACAGAGGTAACAGTTGATGACCGTCTGCCCTGCATCGGTTCCAAGCTATGCTTCTCTGGCTGTCAGTCCCCAACTGCCTTCTGGGTGGCTCTGCTGGAGAAGGCCTATGCCAA ATTGCTGGGGTCATATGAGCGCCTGTGGGCGGGGCAGGTCTCTGAGGCACTGGTGGACCTCACTGGTGGGCTGGCGGAGAGCTGGAGCCTACGTGACTGTGGGACAGAGGAGGACCAGTGTCAAGGGTCACCTGACAGTGACAGGGTCAGTAGGAGGCTTGATCTGGACCTCCTTCAGGAGGTCAGAGAAGGATGTTCCGTCAGCTGCTCTGTATCCAGTACCCCTGGAG GTGCCAGTGAGCTGGGCCAATCCCATGCCCTGAGTGTGATGGACTGGGTGGATGTGAGGACCATTGAGGGTAGAACAGTACGACTAATCCACATCAGAAACCCCTGGGGCAGACGCTGCTGGGAGGGAGCATGGAGAGACGG AGGAGAAGGCTGGAACTCCCTGGACCCAGCCTGTAGAATGGACCTGCTGGGCTGGACCCAAGAGGGACAGTTCTGGGTGGATGAAACGGAGTTCCTGTCCCAGTTTGATAACATCACAGTAGGGTATCCCATCAACGATGAAGGACACCTGCAGAGCATCTACTCTG GAGAGCTGTTGACCCACCGGCAACAGACGGGTGGCcgctgggtcagaggtcactcAGCGGGCGGGTGCCGTAACAACAGCAGCTACAGCAGCAATCCTAAGTTCTGGCTGCGAGTGTGCGAGAGGGGTGAGGTGTTAGTGTCTCTGCTACAACACAGACGGTGTAGCAGGAAAACAACAGCACGTCGTTACGCACACccaccagcagagggcagcagaACACAACACCAGCACCACCCGGCCATTGCTCTGCACATGTGGAAG GTAGAGAAAAAGCGGTTTAACCTTTGTCGGATTCTGAATAGCCCTCCCTGTGCCTCCACACACTGCCATGCCTATGAACGGGAGGTGGTGCTACACGCACATCTGGAGCCTGGCTTCCACCTTCTCATCCCCAGTACCTTTCTGAAGGGGGTTGAGGGCAGCTTCCTCATCAGAGTCTTTTCTTCTAGCCCAACCTCACTCAG TGCTATAAAGACTCCAGTGCCCTCATTGCCTTTGGGAACAGAGGGGGAATGGGAGACAAACTTCTTCCAGGGCAAGTGGGTCCTGGGGTCAACAGCCGGGGGTAGCAGAAACTTCCTGTCTCATTGGCAGAACCCCCACTTCCTGGTCACCATGGGCAGCGACCTAGCAGGGTTAACTGGTGACAATTTTAGGGTCATTCTCCACCAGAATTGCCCTGATACTGACCTGCAGGCCATTGGATTTCACCTCTACAAG GCTCCAGAGGGACAGGGGCAGAACGAGTCTACAGTGCCCAGGGATGAGGAGCCTGTGGCCAGCTGTGTACCCCACTGCTACACCCAGGAGGTCAGTCTGGCCTGCTGTCTTCCTCCAGGAGCCTATGTCATCCTGCCCTCCACCTACCTGCCTGGCTCCCCAGGCCAGTTCACCCTCACTGTGGCCCGCAGATTACACAG gagagtggtgaagagtcagGAGAATCTAGGGAGAGCCATTCAGGAG CACATCAGAGGTCCTCTGTGGACCGGGCATTAA
- the capn10 gene encoding calpain-10 isoform X2: MEEQERVVALKEEGLFEDPVFPCEESSLFSDYSTPIAKFQDDITWLRPQEICQAPTLFPENPNEGHAKQGTLGDCWFLCALTILVKNQHLMNKVLPPAQAQWGDKGYRGSFLFCLWQHGHWTEVTVDDRLPCIGSKLCFSGCQSPTAFWVALLEKAYAKLLGSYERLWAGQVSEALVDLTGGLAESWSLRDCGTEEDQCQGSPDSDRVSRRLDLDLLQEVREGCSVSCSVSSTPGGASELGQSHALSVMDWVDVRTIEGRTVRLIHIRNPWGRRCWEGAWRDGGEGWNSLDPACRMDLLGWTQEGQFWVDETEFLSQFDNITVGYPINDEGHLQSIYSGELLTHRQQTGGRWVRGHSAGGCRNNSSYSSNPKFWLRVCERGEVLVSLLQHRRCSRKTTARRYAHPPAEGSRTQHQHHPAIALHMWKVEKKRFNLCRILNSPPCASTHCHAYEREVVLHAHLEPGFHLLIPSTFLKGVEGSFLIRVFSSSPTSLSAIKTPVPSLPLGTEGEWETNFFQGKWVLGSTAGGSRNFLSHWQNPHFLVTMGSDLAGLTGDNFRVILHQNCPDTDLQAIGFHLYKAPEGQGQNESTVPRDEEPVASCVPHCYTQEVSLACCLPPGAYVILPSTYLPGSPGQFTLTVARRLHRVVKSQENLGRAIQERSSVDRALMGSDRAGRCKQTAAIEEVRSCSLCSLTDPGQRAHSWSSSPDQKGQGV; this comes from the exons ATGGAAGAACAGGAGCGGG TTGTAGCTCTAAAGGAAGAGGGTCTCTTTGAGGACCCAGTCTTTCCTTGTGAGGAATCCTCCCTGTTTTCAGACTATTCCACCCCCATCGCCAAGTTCCAGGATGACATCACCTGGCTCCGCCCACAG GAGATTTGCCAGGCTCCCACACTGTTTCCTGAAAATCCCAACGAGGGGCATGCAAAACAAGGCACCTTGGGAGACTGCTGGTTCCTTTGTGCTCTCACCATCTTAGTGAAGAACCAGCATTTGATGAACAAG GTTCTACCCCCAGCACAGGCCCAGTGGGGGGATAAGGGGTACAGGGGCTCCTTCCTCTTCTGCCTATGGCAGCACGGTCACTGGACAGAGGTAACAGTTGATGACCGTCTGCCCTGCATCGGTTCCAAGCTATGCTTCTCTGGCTGTCAGTCCCCAACTGCCTTCTGGGTGGCTCTGCTGGAGAAGGCCTATGCCAA ATTGCTGGGGTCATATGAGCGCCTGTGGGCGGGGCAGGTCTCTGAGGCACTGGTGGACCTCACTGGTGGGCTGGCGGAGAGCTGGAGCCTACGTGACTGTGGGACAGAGGAGGACCAGTGTCAAGGGTCACCTGACAGTGACAGGGTCAGTAGGAGGCTTGATCTGGACCTCCTTCAGGAGGTCAGAGAAGGATGTTCCGTCAGCTGCTCTGTATCCAGTACCCCTGGAG GTGCCAGTGAGCTGGGCCAATCCCATGCCCTGAGTGTGATGGACTGGGTGGATGTGAGGACCATTGAGGGTAGAACAGTACGACTAATCCACATCAGAAACCCCTGGGGCAGACGCTGCTGGGAGGGAGCATGGAGAGACGG AGGAGAAGGCTGGAACTCCCTGGACCCAGCCTGTAGAATGGACCTGCTGGGCTGGACCCAAGAGGGACAGTTCTGGGTGGATGAAACGGAGTTCCTGTCCCAGTTTGATAACATCACAGTAGGGTATCCCATCAACGATGAAGGACACCTGCAGAGCATCTACTCTG GAGAGCTGTTGACCCACCGGCAACAGACGGGTGGCcgctgggtcagaggtcactcAGCGGGCGGGTGCCGTAACAACAGCAGCTACAGCAGCAATCCTAAGTTCTGGCTGCGAGTGTGCGAGAGGGGTGAGGTGTTAGTGTCTCTGCTACAACACAGACGGTGTAGCAGGAAAACAACAGCACGTCGTTACGCACACccaccagcagagggcagcagaACACAACACCAGCACCACCCGGCCATTGCTCTGCACATGTGGAAG GTAGAGAAAAAGCGGTTTAACCTTTGTCGGATTCTGAATAGCCCTCCCTGTGCCTCCACACACTGCCATGCCTATGAACGGGAGGTGGTGCTACACGCACATCTGGAGCCTGGCTTCCACCTTCTCATCCCCAGTACCTTTCTGAAGGGGGTTGAGGGCAGCTTCCTCATCAGAGTCTTTTCTTCTAGCCCAACCTCACTCAG TGCTATAAAGACTCCAGTGCCCTCATTGCCTTTGGGAACAGAGGGGGAATGGGAGACAAACTTCTTCCAGGGCAAGTGGGTCCTGGGGTCAACAGCCGGGGGTAGCAGAAACTTCCTGTCTCATTGGCAGAACCCCCACTTCCTGGTCACCATGGGCAGCGACCTAGCAGGGTTAACTGGTGACAATTTTAGGGTCATTCTCCACCAGAATTGCCCTGATACTGACCTGCAGGCCATTGGATTTCACCTCTACAAG GCTCCAGAGGGACAGGGGCAGAACGAGTCTACAGTGCCCAGGGATGAGGAGCCTGTGGCCAGCTGTGTACCCCACTGCTACACCCAGGAGGTCAGTCTGGCCTGCTGTCTTCCTCCAGGAGCCTATGTCATCCTGCCCTCCACCTACCTGCCTGGCTCCCCAGGCCAGTTCACCCTCACTGTGGCCCGCAGATTACACAG agtggtgaagagtcagGAGAATCTAGGGAGAGCCATTCAGGAG AGGTCCTCTGTGGACCGGGCATTAATGGGATCTGACAGGGCTGGCCGGTGTAAACAAACAGCCGCCATTGAAGAGGTCCGCTCCTGCTCGCTGTGCTCCCTCACCGACCCGGGACAAAGGGCCCACTCATGGAGCTCCTCACCGGATCAGAAAGGGCAGGGGGTCTGA
- the capn10 gene encoding calpain-10 isoform X6 produces the protein MEEQERVVALKEEGLFEDPVFPCEESSLFSDYSTPIAKFQDDITWLRPQEICQAPTLFPENPNEGHAKQGTLGDCWFLCALTILVKNQHLMNKVLPPAQAQWGDKGYRGSFLFCLWQHGHWTEVTVDDRLPCIGSKLCFSGCQSPTAFWVALLEKAYAKLLGSYERLWAGQVSEALVDLTGGLAESWSLRDCGTEEDQCQGSPDSDRVSRRLDLDLLQEVREGCSVSCSVSSTPGGASELGQSHALSVMDWVDVRTIEGRTVRLIHIRNPWGRRCWEGAWRDGGEGWNSLDPACRMDLLGWTQEGQFWVDETEFLSQFDNITVGYPINDEGHLQSIYSGELLTHRQQTGGRWVRGHSAGGCRNNSSYSSNPKFWLRVCERGEVLVSLLQHRRCSRKTTARRYAHPPAEGSRTQHQHHPAIALHMWKVEKKRFNLCRILNSPPCASTHCHAYEREVVLHAHLEPGFHLLIPSTFLKGVEGSFLIRVFSSSPTSLSAIKTPVPSLPLGTEGEWETNFFQGKWVLGSTAGGSRNFLSHWQNPHFLVTMGSDLAGLTGDNFRVILHQNCPDTDLQAIGFHLYKAPEGQGQNESTVPRDEEPVASCVPHCYTQEVSLACCLPPGAYVILPSTYLPGSPGQFTLTVARRLHRVVKSQENLGRAIQEVSHISVMRS, from the exons ATGGAAGAACAGGAGCGGG TTGTAGCTCTAAAGGAAGAGGGTCTCTTTGAGGACCCAGTCTTTCCTTGTGAGGAATCCTCCCTGTTTTCAGACTATTCCACCCCCATCGCCAAGTTCCAGGATGACATCACCTGGCTCCGCCCACAG GAGATTTGCCAGGCTCCCACACTGTTTCCTGAAAATCCCAACGAGGGGCATGCAAAACAAGGCACCTTGGGAGACTGCTGGTTCCTTTGTGCTCTCACCATCTTAGTGAAGAACCAGCATTTGATGAACAAG GTTCTACCCCCAGCACAGGCCCAGTGGGGGGATAAGGGGTACAGGGGCTCCTTCCTCTTCTGCCTATGGCAGCACGGTCACTGGACAGAGGTAACAGTTGATGACCGTCTGCCCTGCATCGGTTCCAAGCTATGCTTCTCTGGCTGTCAGTCCCCAACTGCCTTCTGGGTGGCTCTGCTGGAGAAGGCCTATGCCAA ATTGCTGGGGTCATATGAGCGCCTGTGGGCGGGGCAGGTCTCTGAGGCACTGGTGGACCTCACTGGTGGGCTGGCGGAGAGCTGGAGCCTACGTGACTGTGGGACAGAGGAGGACCAGTGTCAAGGGTCACCTGACAGTGACAGGGTCAGTAGGAGGCTTGATCTGGACCTCCTTCAGGAGGTCAGAGAAGGATGTTCCGTCAGCTGCTCTGTATCCAGTACCCCTGGAG GTGCCAGTGAGCTGGGCCAATCCCATGCCCTGAGTGTGATGGACTGGGTGGATGTGAGGACCATTGAGGGTAGAACAGTACGACTAATCCACATCAGAAACCCCTGGGGCAGACGCTGCTGGGAGGGAGCATGGAGAGACGG AGGAGAAGGCTGGAACTCCCTGGACCCAGCCTGTAGAATGGACCTGCTGGGCTGGACCCAAGAGGGACAGTTCTGGGTGGATGAAACGGAGTTCCTGTCCCAGTTTGATAACATCACAGTAGGGTATCCCATCAACGATGAAGGACACCTGCAGAGCATCTACTCTG GAGAGCTGTTGACCCACCGGCAACAGACGGGTGGCcgctgggtcagaggtcactcAGCGGGCGGGTGCCGTAACAACAGCAGCTACAGCAGCAATCCTAAGTTCTGGCTGCGAGTGTGCGAGAGGGGTGAGGTGTTAGTGTCTCTGCTACAACACAGACGGTGTAGCAGGAAAACAACAGCACGTCGTTACGCACACccaccagcagagggcagcagaACACAACACCAGCACCACCCGGCCATTGCTCTGCACATGTGGAAG GTAGAGAAAAAGCGGTTTAACCTTTGTCGGATTCTGAATAGCCCTCCCTGTGCCTCCACACACTGCCATGCCTATGAACGGGAGGTGGTGCTACACGCACATCTGGAGCCTGGCTTCCACCTTCTCATCCCCAGTACCTTTCTGAAGGGGGTTGAGGGCAGCTTCCTCATCAGAGTCTTTTCTTCTAGCCCAACCTCACTCAG TGCTATAAAGACTCCAGTGCCCTCATTGCCTTTGGGAACAGAGGGGGAATGGGAGACAAACTTCTTCCAGGGCAAGTGGGTCCTGGGGTCAACAGCCGGGGGTAGCAGAAACTTCCTGTCTCATTGGCAGAACCCCCACTTCCTGGTCACCATGGGCAGCGACCTAGCAGGGTTAACTGGTGACAATTTTAGGGTCATTCTCCACCAGAATTGCCCTGATACTGACCTGCAGGCCATTGGATTTCACCTCTACAAG GCTCCAGAGGGACAGGGGCAGAACGAGTCTACAGTGCCCAGGGATGAGGAGCCTGTGGCCAGCTGTGTACCCCACTGCTACACCCAGGAGGTCAGTCTGGCCTGCTGTCTTCCTCCAGGAGCCTATGTCATCCTGCCCTCCACCTACCTGCCTGGCTCCCCAGGCCAGTTCACCCTCACTGTGGCCCGCAGATTACACAG agtggtgaagagtcagGAGAATCTAGGGAGAGCCATTCAGGAG GTTTCTCACATCTCGGTGATGCGTAGTTAG
- the capn10 gene encoding calpain-10 isoform X1, with amino-acid sequence MEEQERVVALKEEGLFEDPVFPCEESSLFSDYSTPIAKFQDDITWLRPQEICQAPTLFPENPNEGHAKQGTLGDCWFLCALTILVKNQHLMNKVLPPAQAQWGDKGYRGSFLFCLWQHGHWTEVTVDDRLPCIGSKLCFSGCQSPTAFWVALLEKAYAKLLGSYERLWAGQVSEALVDLTGGLAESWSLRDCGTEEDQCQGSPDSDRVSRRLDLDLLQEVREGCSVSCSVSSTPGGASELGQSHALSVMDWVDVRTIEGRTVRLIHIRNPWGRRCWEGAWRDGGEGWNSLDPACRMDLLGWTQEGQFWVDETEFLSQFDNITVGYPINDEGHLQSIYSGELLTHRQQTGGRWVRGHSAGGCRNNSSYSSNPKFWLRVCERGEVLVSLLQHRRCSRKTTARRYAHPPAEGSRTQHQHHPAIALHMWKVEKKRFNLCRILNSPPCASTHCHAYEREVVLHAHLEPGFHLLIPSTFLKGVEGSFLIRVFSSSPTSLSAIKTPVPSLPLGTEGEWETNFFQGKWVLGSTAGGSRNFLSHWQNPHFLVTMGSDLAGLTGDNFRVILHQNCPDTDLQAIGFHLYKAPEGQGQNESTVPRDEEPVASCVPHCYTQEVSLACCLPPGAYVILPSTYLPGSPGQFTLTVARRLHRRVVKSQENLGRAIQERSSVDRALMGSDRAGRCKQTAAIEEVRSCSLCSLTDPGQRAHSWSSSPDQKGQGV; translated from the exons ATGGAAGAACAGGAGCGGG TTGTAGCTCTAAAGGAAGAGGGTCTCTTTGAGGACCCAGTCTTTCCTTGTGAGGAATCCTCCCTGTTTTCAGACTATTCCACCCCCATCGCCAAGTTCCAGGATGACATCACCTGGCTCCGCCCACAG GAGATTTGCCAGGCTCCCACACTGTTTCCTGAAAATCCCAACGAGGGGCATGCAAAACAAGGCACCTTGGGAGACTGCTGGTTCCTTTGTGCTCTCACCATCTTAGTGAAGAACCAGCATTTGATGAACAAG GTTCTACCCCCAGCACAGGCCCAGTGGGGGGATAAGGGGTACAGGGGCTCCTTCCTCTTCTGCCTATGGCAGCACGGTCACTGGACAGAGGTAACAGTTGATGACCGTCTGCCCTGCATCGGTTCCAAGCTATGCTTCTCTGGCTGTCAGTCCCCAACTGCCTTCTGGGTGGCTCTGCTGGAGAAGGCCTATGCCAA ATTGCTGGGGTCATATGAGCGCCTGTGGGCGGGGCAGGTCTCTGAGGCACTGGTGGACCTCACTGGTGGGCTGGCGGAGAGCTGGAGCCTACGTGACTGTGGGACAGAGGAGGACCAGTGTCAAGGGTCACCTGACAGTGACAGGGTCAGTAGGAGGCTTGATCTGGACCTCCTTCAGGAGGTCAGAGAAGGATGTTCCGTCAGCTGCTCTGTATCCAGTACCCCTGGAG GTGCCAGTGAGCTGGGCCAATCCCATGCCCTGAGTGTGATGGACTGGGTGGATGTGAGGACCATTGAGGGTAGAACAGTACGACTAATCCACATCAGAAACCCCTGGGGCAGACGCTGCTGGGAGGGAGCATGGAGAGACGG AGGAGAAGGCTGGAACTCCCTGGACCCAGCCTGTAGAATGGACCTGCTGGGCTGGACCCAAGAGGGACAGTTCTGGGTGGATGAAACGGAGTTCCTGTCCCAGTTTGATAACATCACAGTAGGGTATCCCATCAACGATGAAGGACACCTGCAGAGCATCTACTCTG GAGAGCTGTTGACCCACCGGCAACAGACGGGTGGCcgctgggtcagaggtcactcAGCGGGCGGGTGCCGTAACAACAGCAGCTACAGCAGCAATCCTAAGTTCTGGCTGCGAGTGTGCGAGAGGGGTGAGGTGTTAGTGTCTCTGCTACAACACAGACGGTGTAGCAGGAAAACAACAGCACGTCGTTACGCACACccaccagcagagggcagcagaACACAACACCAGCACCACCCGGCCATTGCTCTGCACATGTGGAAG GTAGAGAAAAAGCGGTTTAACCTTTGTCGGATTCTGAATAGCCCTCCCTGTGCCTCCACACACTGCCATGCCTATGAACGGGAGGTGGTGCTACACGCACATCTGGAGCCTGGCTTCCACCTTCTCATCCCCAGTACCTTTCTGAAGGGGGTTGAGGGCAGCTTCCTCATCAGAGTCTTTTCTTCTAGCCCAACCTCACTCAG TGCTATAAAGACTCCAGTGCCCTCATTGCCTTTGGGAACAGAGGGGGAATGGGAGACAAACTTCTTCCAGGGCAAGTGGGTCCTGGGGTCAACAGCCGGGGGTAGCAGAAACTTCCTGTCTCATTGGCAGAACCCCCACTTCCTGGTCACCATGGGCAGCGACCTAGCAGGGTTAACTGGTGACAATTTTAGGGTCATTCTCCACCAGAATTGCCCTGATACTGACCTGCAGGCCATTGGATTTCACCTCTACAAG GCTCCAGAGGGACAGGGGCAGAACGAGTCTACAGTGCCCAGGGATGAGGAGCCTGTGGCCAGCTGTGTACCCCACTGCTACACCCAGGAGGTCAGTCTGGCCTGCTGTCTTCCTCCAGGAGCCTATGTCATCCTGCCCTCCACCTACCTGCCTGGCTCCCCAGGCCAGTTCACCCTCACTGTGGCCCGCAGATTACACAG gagagtggtgaagagtcagGAGAATCTAGGGAGAGCCATTCAGGAG AGGTCCTCTGTGGACCGGGCATTAATGGGATCTGACAGGGCTGGCCGGTGTAAACAAACAGCCGCCATTGAAGAGGTCCGCTCCTGCTCGCTGTGCTCCCTCACCGACCCGGGACAAAGGGCCCACTCATGGAGCTCCTCACCGGATCAGAAAGGGCAGGGGGTCTGA
- the capn10 gene encoding calpain-10 isoform X5 gives MEEQERVVALKEEGLFEDPVFPCEESSLFSDYSTPIAKFQDDITWLRPQEICQAPTLFPENPNEGHAKQGTLGDCWFLCALTILVKNQHLMNKVLPPAQAQWGDKGYRGSFLFCLWQHGHWTEVTVDDRLPCIGSKLCFSGCQSPTAFWVALLEKAYAKLLGSYERLWAGQVSEALVDLTGGLAESWSLRDCGTEEDQCQGSPDSDRVSRRLDLDLLQEVREGCSVSCSVSSTPGGASELGQSHALSVMDWVDVRTIEGRTVRLIHIRNPWGRRCWEGAWRDGGEGWNSLDPACRMDLLGWTQEGQFWVDETEFLSQFDNITVGYPINDEGHLQSIYSGELLTHRQQTGGRWVRGHSAGGCRNNSSYSSNPKFWLRVCERGEVLVSLLQHRRCSRKTTARRYAHPPAEGSRTQHQHHPAIALHMWKVEKKRFNLCRILNSPPCASTHCHAYEREVVLHAHLEPGFHLLIPSTFLKGVEGSFLIRVFSSSPTSLSAIKTPVPSLPLGTEGEWETNFFQGKWVLGSTAGGSRNFLSHWQNPHFLVTMGSDLAGLTGDNFRVILHQNCPDTDLQAIGFHLYKAPEGQGQNESTVPRDEEPVASCVPHCYTQEVSLACCLPPGAYVILPSTYLPGSPGQFTLTVARRLHRRVVKSQENLGRAIQEVSHISVMRS, from the exons ATGGAAGAACAGGAGCGGG TTGTAGCTCTAAAGGAAGAGGGTCTCTTTGAGGACCCAGTCTTTCCTTGTGAGGAATCCTCCCTGTTTTCAGACTATTCCACCCCCATCGCCAAGTTCCAGGATGACATCACCTGGCTCCGCCCACAG GAGATTTGCCAGGCTCCCACACTGTTTCCTGAAAATCCCAACGAGGGGCATGCAAAACAAGGCACCTTGGGAGACTGCTGGTTCCTTTGTGCTCTCACCATCTTAGTGAAGAACCAGCATTTGATGAACAAG GTTCTACCCCCAGCACAGGCCCAGTGGGGGGATAAGGGGTACAGGGGCTCCTTCCTCTTCTGCCTATGGCAGCACGGTCACTGGACAGAGGTAACAGTTGATGACCGTCTGCCCTGCATCGGTTCCAAGCTATGCTTCTCTGGCTGTCAGTCCCCAACTGCCTTCTGGGTGGCTCTGCTGGAGAAGGCCTATGCCAA ATTGCTGGGGTCATATGAGCGCCTGTGGGCGGGGCAGGTCTCTGAGGCACTGGTGGACCTCACTGGTGGGCTGGCGGAGAGCTGGAGCCTACGTGACTGTGGGACAGAGGAGGACCAGTGTCAAGGGTCACCTGACAGTGACAGGGTCAGTAGGAGGCTTGATCTGGACCTCCTTCAGGAGGTCAGAGAAGGATGTTCCGTCAGCTGCTCTGTATCCAGTACCCCTGGAG GTGCCAGTGAGCTGGGCCAATCCCATGCCCTGAGTGTGATGGACTGGGTGGATGTGAGGACCATTGAGGGTAGAACAGTACGACTAATCCACATCAGAAACCCCTGGGGCAGACGCTGCTGGGAGGGAGCATGGAGAGACGG AGGAGAAGGCTGGAACTCCCTGGACCCAGCCTGTAGAATGGACCTGCTGGGCTGGACCCAAGAGGGACAGTTCTGGGTGGATGAAACGGAGTTCCTGTCCCAGTTTGATAACATCACAGTAGGGTATCCCATCAACGATGAAGGACACCTGCAGAGCATCTACTCTG GAGAGCTGTTGACCCACCGGCAACAGACGGGTGGCcgctgggtcagaggtcactcAGCGGGCGGGTGCCGTAACAACAGCAGCTACAGCAGCAATCCTAAGTTCTGGCTGCGAGTGTGCGAGAGGGGTGAGGTGTTAGTGTCTCTGCTACAACACAGACGGTGTAGCAGGAAAACAACAGCACGTCGTTACGCACACccaccagcagagggcagcagaACACAACACCAGCACCACCCGGCCATTGCTCTGCACATGTGGAAG GTAGAGAAAAAGCGGTTTAACCTTTGTCGGATTCTGAATAGCCCTCCCTGTGCCTCCACACACTGCCATGCCTATGAACGGGAGGTGGTGCTACACGCACATCTGGAGCCTGGCTTCCACCTTCTCATCCCCAGTACCTTTCTGAAGGGGGTTGAGGGCAGCTTCCTCATCAGAGTCTTTTCTTCTAGCCCAACCTCACTCAG TGCTATAAAGACTCCAGTGCCCTCATTGCCTTTGGGAACAGAGGGGGAATGGGAGACAAACTTCTTCCAGGGCAAGTGGGTCCTGGGGTCAACAGCCGGGGGTAGCAGAAACTTCCTGTCTCATTGGCAGAACCCCCACTTCCTGGTCACCATGGGCAGCGACCTAGCAGGGTTAACTGGTGACAATTTTAGGGTCATTCTCCACCAGAATTGCCCTGATACTGACCTGCAGGCCATTGGATTTCACCTCTACAAG GCTCCAGAGGGACAGGGGCAGAACGAGTCTACAGTGCCCAGGGATGAGGAGCCTGTGGCCAGCTGTGTACCCCACTGCTACACCCAGGAGGTCAGTCTGGCCTGCTGTCTTCCTCCAGGAGCCTATGTCATCCTGCCCTCCACCTACCTGCCTGGCTCCCCAGGCCAGTTCACCCTCACTGTGGCCCGCAGATTACACAG gagagtggtgaagagtcagGAGAATCTAGGGAGAGCCATTCAGGAG GTTTCTCACATCTCGGTGATGCGTAGTTAG